One region of Takifugu flavidus isolate HTHZ2018 chromosome 14, ASM371156v2, whole genome shotgun sequence genomic DNA includes:
- the nlgn3b gene encoding neuroligin-3b isoform X3, protein MWLATFRDHLLPSHLLHQQGTVTITHCALLWWILCSCWSFTKTTSQKFYPTVTTQFGKLRGLRVPVPSEVLRPVDQYLGVPYAAPPNIHNTVPEIMMPIWFTYNLDTVATYIQDQSEDCLYLNIYAPTDDGSQHKKKGAAFSHAETHISEDIRDSEARPVMVYIHGGSYMEGTGNMMDGSVLASYGNVVVVTLNYRIGILGFLSTGDQAAKGNYGLLDQIQALRWISKNIGYFGGDPGRITVFGSGIGASCVSLLTLSHHSEGLFHRAIIQSGSALSSWAVNYQPVKYTRMLAERVGCNVLDTLDMVSCLQKKSAKELVEQDIQAARYRVAFGPVIDGDVIPDDPEILMEQGEFLNYDIMLGVNQGEGLRFVENVMDLEDGVSGSDFDFAVSDFVDSLYGYPEGKDTLRETIKFMYTDWADKDNPETRRKTLVALFTDHQWVEPSVVTADLHARYGSPTYFYAFYHHCQSLMKPVWSDSAHGDEVPYVFGIPMVGPTDLFPCNFSRNDIMLSAVVMTYWTNFAKSGDPNKPVPQDTKFIHTKANRFEEVAWSKYDPYDQLYLHIGLKPRIRDHYRATKVAFWKHLVPHLYNLHDMFHYSSTTTKVTPLDPTQSNGKRSGTTGRPPASSGHNNGESGREMGPLIMPNPRDYSTELSVTIAVGASLLFLNVLAFAALYYRKDKRSRQDTSQQPSPQCDSKGNNMSHTSTIDESQSSQQRNQCEALHNPLHISPSMEYSLSQRHSPDDIPLMTPNNITMIPNSLMGLSNMSPYSTFPAGYSSKGLPSTHSTTRV, encoded by the exons ATGTGGCTGGCTACGTTCAGAGACCATCTGTTGCCTTCACACCTGCTACATCAGCAAGGGACTGTGACCATCACCCACTGTGCTCTTCTTTGGTGGATACTATGTTCCTGCTGGTCCTTCACCAAGACTACCAGCCAGAAATTCTACCCAACAGTCACCACTCAGTTTGGGAAACTGCGAGGCCTTAGGGTTCCTGTGCCCAGCGAGGTGCTCAGGCCCGTTGATCAGTATCTGGGGGTCCCCTACGCCGCCCCCCCT AACATCCACAACACGGTGCCAGAGATCATGATGCCCATCTGGTTCACCTACAACCTGGACACAGTAGCCACCTACATTCAGGATCAGAGCGAGGACTGTTTGTATCTGAACATCTACGCTCCCACCGACGACG GGAGCCAGCACAAGAAAAAGGGGGCGGCTTTCTCACACGCTGAGACTCATATATCGGAAG ACATCCGGGACTCCGAAGCCCGACCTGTGATGGTGTACATCCACGGAGGCTCCTACATGGAGGGCACTGGGAACATGATGGACGGCAGCGTGCTCGCCAGCTATGGAAATGTTGTGGTTGTCACGCTCAACTACAGGATCGGAATATTAG GCTTCCTCAGTACCGGAGACCAGGCGGCCAAAGGAAACTACGGACTCCTGGATCAGATTCAAGCGCTCCGTTGGATCAGTAAGAACATTGGTTACTTTGGAGGAGATCCGGGTCGCATCACTGTATTCGGATCTGGAATCGGAGCTTCCTGTGTCAGCCTGCTGACTCTGTCCCACCACTCAGAAG GTTTGTTCCACAGAGCTATCATCCAGAGTGGGTCAGCACTGTCCAGCTGGGCTGTTAACTACCAACCAGTCAAGTACACCCGCATGTTGGCCGAGAGAGTCGGCTGCAACGTGCTGGACACCCTTGACATGGTCTCCTGCCTGCAGAAGAAGAGCGCGaaagagctggtggagcaagACATCCAAGCTGCCCGATATCGCGTGGCCTTCGGTCCCGTCATAGATGGAGATGTCATTCCAGATGACCCAGAGATCCTGATGGAGCAGGGCGAGTTCCTCAATTATGATATAATGCTGGGAGTCAATCAGGGCGAGGGGCTGCGCTTCGTGGAGAATGTGATGGATCTGGAGGACGGCGTGTCCGGAAGCGATTTCGACTTTGCGGTGTCAGATTTTGTAGACAGTTTGTACGGCTACCCGGAAGGAAAAGACACGCTGAGGGAGACAATTAAGTTCATGTACACAGACTGGGCTGACAAGGACAACCCGGAGACCAGGAGGAAGACCCTGGTTGCCCTCTTCACTGACCACCAGTGGGTGGAGCCTTCGGTGGTGACGGCTGACCTGCACGCTCGTTACGGCTCGCCAACCTACTTCTACGCCTTCTACCACCACTGTCAGAGCCTCATGAAGCCCGTGTGGTCAGATTCGGCGCATGGTGACGAGGTGCCTTACGTGTTCGGCATCCCCATGGTGGGCCCAACCGACCTGTTCCCATGTAACTTCTCCAGGAATGACATCATGCTCAGTGCGGTGGTTATGACATACTGGACCAACTTTGCCAAGAGTGG GGATCCCAACAAGCCTGTGCCACAGGACACCAAGTTCATCCATACCAAGGCCAACCGTTTTGAGGAGGTGGCCTGGTCCAAGTATGACCCTTATGATCAGCTGTACTTGCACATTGGCCTGAAGCCTCGGATCCGCGATCACTACCGGGCCACCAAAGTGGCCTTCTGGAAACACCTGGTGCCACATCTGTACAACCTTCACGACATGTTCCActactcctccaccaccaccaaggTCACCCCACTGGATCCCACCCAGTCCAATGGTAAGCGATCTGGCACCACCGGTCGACCACCTGCATCCTCTGGCCACAACAACggagagagcgggagggagaTGGGTCCTCTCATCATGCCAAACCCGAGAGATTACTCCACGGAGCTCAGCGTTACCATTGCTGTGGGGGCCTCCCTGCTTTTTCTCAACGTCCTGGCATTCGCCGCCCTCTATTACCGCAAGGACAAACGCAGCCGGCAGGACACGTCCCAGCAACCCAGTCCCCAGTGTGATAGCAAGGGTAACAATATGAGCCACACCAGCACCATAGATGAGAGCCAGTCATCCCAGCAAAGGAACCAGTGTGAGGCCCTTCACAATCCTCTTCACATCTCACCAAGTATGGAGTACTCCCTCAGCCAGCGCCACTCCCCTGACGACATCCCTCTGATGACCCCCAACAACATCACCATGATCCCCAATTCACTGATGGGCCTGTCCAACATGAGTCCATACAGCACCTTCCCTGCTGGGTACAGCTCTAAAGGCCTGCCCAGCACCCACTCCACCACACGGGTATAG
- the nlgn3b gene encoding neuroligin-3b isoform X1: protein MWLATFRDHLLPSHLLHQQGTVTITHCALLWWILCSCWSFTKTTSQKFYPTVTTQFGKLRGLRVPVPSEVLRPVDQYLGVPYAAPPVGDKRFMPPEQPASWSGVKNATHFMPVCPQNIHNTVPEIMMPIWFTYNLDTVATYIQDQSEDCLYLNIYAPTDDGSQHKKKGAAFSHAETHISEDIRDSEARPVMVYIHGGSYMEGTGNMMDGSVLASYGNVVVVTLNYRIGILGFLSTGDQAAKGNYGLLDQIQALRWISKNIGYFGGDPGRITVFGSGIGASCVSLLTLSHHSEGLFHRAIIQSGSALSSWAVNYQPVKYTRMLAERVGCNVLDTLDMVSCLQKKSAKELVEQDIQAARYRVAFGPVIDGDVIPDDPEILMEQGEFLNYDIMLGVNQGEGLRFVENVMDLEDGVSGSDFDFAVSDFVDSLYGYPEGKDTLRETIKFMYTDWADKDNPETRRKTLVALFTDHQWVEPSVVTADLHARYGSPTYFYAFYHHCQSLMKPVWSDSAHGDEVPYVFGIPMVGPTDLFPCNFSRNDIMLSAVVMTYWTNFAKSGDPNKPVPQDTKFIHTKANRFEEVAWSKYDPYDQLYLHIGLKPRIRDHYRATKVAFWKHLVPHLYNLHDMFHYSSTTTKVTPLDPTQSNGKRSGTTGRPPASSGHNNGESGREMGPLIMPNPRDYSTELSVTIAVGASLLFLNVLAFAALYYRKDKRSRQDTSQQPSPQCDSKGNNMSHTSTIDESQSSQQRNQCEALHNPLHISPSMEYSLSQRHSPDDIPLMTPNNITMIPNSLMGLSNMSPYSTFPAGYSSKGLPSTHSTTRV, encoded by the exons ATGTGGCTGGCTACGTTCAGAGACCATCTGTTGCCTTCACACCTGCTACATCAGCAAGGGACTGTGACCATCACCCACTGTGCTCTTCTTTGGTGGATACTATGTTCCTGCTGGTCCTTCACCAAGACTACCAGCCAGAAATTCTACCCAACAGTCACCACTCAGTTTGGGAAACTGCGAGGCCTTAGGGTTCCTGTGCCCAGCGAGGTGCTCAGGCCCGTTGATCAGTATCTGGGGGTCCCCTACGCCGCCCCCCCTGTGGGTGACAAGCGTTTCATGCCGCCCGAGCAGCCCGCCTCATGGTCAGGGGTCAAGAACGCCACTCACTTCATGCCCGTGTGCCCTCAGAACATCCACAACACGGTGCCAGAGATCATGATGCCCATCTGGTTCACCTACAACCTGGACACAGTAGCCACCTACATTCAGGATCAGAGCGAGGACTGTTTGTATCTGAACATCTACGCTCCCACCGACGACG GGAGCCAGCACAAGAAAAAGGGGGCGGCTTTCTCACACGCTGAGACTCATATATCGGAAG ACATCCGGGACTCCGAAGCCCGACCTGTGATGGTGTACATCCACGGAGGCTCCTACATGGAGGGCACTGGGAACATGATGGACGGCAGCGTGCTCGCCAGCTATGGAAATGTTGTGGTTGTCACGCTCAACTACAGGATCGGAATATTAG GCTTCCTCAGTACCGGAGACCAGGCGGCCAAAGGAAACTACGGACTCCTGGATCAGATTCAAGCGCTCCGTTGGATCAGTAAGAACATTGGTTACTTTGGAGGAGATCCGGGTCGCATCACTGTATTCGGATCTGGAATCGGAGCTTCCTGTGTCAGCCTGCTGACTCTGTCCCACCACTCAGAAG GTTTGTTCCACAGAGCTATCATCCAGAGTGGGTCAGCACTGTCCAGCTGGGCTGTTAACTACCAACCAGTCAAGTACACCCGCATGTTGGCCGAGAGAGTCGGCTGCAACGTGCTGGACACCCTTGACATGGTCTCCTGCCTGCAGAAGAAGAGCGCGaaagagctggtggagcaagACATCCAAGCTGCCCGATATCGCGTGGCCTTCGGTCCCGTCATAGATGGAGATGTCATTCCAGATGACCCAGAGATCCTGATGGAGCAGGGCGAGTTCCTCAATTATGATATAATGCTGGGAGTCAATCAGGGCGAGGGGCTGCGCTTCGTGGAGAATGTGATGGATCTGGAGGACGGCGTGTCCGGAAGCGATTTCGACTTTGCGGTGTCAGATTTTGTAGACAGTTTGTACGGCTACCCGGAAGGAAAAGACACGCTGAGGGAGACAATTAAGTTCATGTACACAGACTGGGCTGACAAGGACAACCCGGAGACCAGGAGGAAGACCCTGGTTGCCCTCTTCACTGACCACCAGTGGGTGGAGCCTTCGGTGGTGACGGCTGACCTGCACGCTCGTTACGGCTCGCCAACCTACTTCTACGCCTTCTACCACCACTGTCAGAGCCTCATGAAGCCCGTGTGGTCAGATTCGGCGCATGGTGACGAGGTGCCTTACGTGTTCGGCATCCCCATGGTGGGCCCAACCGACCTGTTCCCATGTAACTTCTCCAGGAATGACATCATGCTCAGTGCGGTGGTTATGACATACTGGACCAACTTTGCCAAGAGTGG GGATCCCAACAAGCCTGTGCCACAGGACACCAAGTTCATCCATACCAAGGCCAACCGTTTTGAGGAGGTGGCCTGGTCCAAGTATGACCCTTATGATCAGCTGTACTTGCACATTGGCCTGAAGCCTCGGATCCGCGATCACTACCGGGCCACCAAAGTGGCCTTCTGGAAACACCTGGTGCCACATCTGTACAACCTTCACGACATGTTCCActactcctccaccaccaccaaggTCACCCCACTGGATCCCACCCAGTCCAATGGTAAGCGATCTGGCACCACCGGTCGACCACCTGCATCCTCTGGCCACAACAACggagagagcgggagggagaTGGGTCCTCTCATCATGCCAAACCCGAGAGATTACTCCACGGAGCTCAGCGTTACCATTGCTGTGGGGGCCTCCCTGCTTTTTCTCAACGTCCTGGCATTCGCCGCCCTCTATTACCGCAAGGACAAACGCAGCCGGCAGGACACGTCCCAGCAACCCAGTCCCCAGTGTGATAGCAAGGGTAACAATATGAGCCACACCAGCACCATAGATGAGAGCCAGTCATCCCAGCAAAGGAACCAGTGTGAGGCCCTTCACAATCCTCTTCACATCTCACCAAGTATGGAGTACTCCCTCAGCCAGCGCCACTCCCCTGACGACATCCCTCTGATGACCCCCAACAACATCACCATGATCCCCAATTCACTGATGGGCCTGTCCAACATGAGTCCATACAGCACCTTCCCTGCTGGGTACAGCTCTAAAGGCCTGCCCAGCACCCACTCCACCACACGGGTATAG
- the nlgn3b gene encoding neuroligin-3b isoform X2, protein MWLATFRDHLLPSHLLHQQGTVTITHCALLWWILCSCWSFTKTTSQKFYPTVTTQFGKLRGLRVPVPSEVLRPVDQYLGVPYAAPPVGDKRFMPPEQPASWSGVKNATHFMPVCPQNIHNTVPEIMMPIWFTYNLDTVATYIQDQSEDCLYLNIYAPTDDDIRDSEARPVMVYIHGGSYMEGTGNMMDGSVLASYGNVVVVTLNYRIGILGFLSTGDQAAKGNYGLLDQIQALRWISKNIGYFGGDPGRITVFGSGIGASCVSLLTLSHHSEGLFHRAIIQSGSALSSWAVNYQPVKYTRMLAERVGCNVLDTLDMVSCLQKKSAKELVEQDIQAARYRVAFGPVIDGDVIPDDPEILMEQGEFLNYDIMLGVNQGEGLRFVENVMDLEDGVSGSDFDFAVSDFVDSLYGYPEGKDTLRETIKFMYTDWADKDNPETRRKTLVALFTDHQWVEPSVVTADLHARYGSPTYFYAFYHHCQSLMKPVWSDSAHGDEVPYVFGIPMVGPTDLFPCNFSRNDIMLSAVVMTYWTNFAKSGDPNKPVPQDTKFIHTKANRFEEVAWSKYDPYDQLYLHIGLKPRIRDHYRATKVAFWKHLVPHLYNLHDMFHYSSTTTKVTPLDPTQSNGKRSGTTGRPPASSGHNNGESGREMGPLIMPNPRDYSTELSVTIAVGASLLFLNVLAFAALYYRKDKRSRQDTSQQPSPQCDSKGNNMSHTSTIDESQSSQQRNQCEALHNPLHISPSMEYSLSQRHSPDDIPLMTPNNITMIPNSLMGLSNMSPYSTFPAGYSSKGLPSTHSTTRV, encoded by the exons ATGTGGCTGGCTACGTTCAGAGACCATCTGTTGCCTTCACACCTGCTACATCAGCAAGGGACTGTGACCATCACCCACTGTGCTCTTCTTTGGTGGATACTATGTTCCTGCTGGTCCTTCACCAAGACTACCAGCCAGAAATTCTACCCAACAGTCACCACTCAGTTTGGGAAACTGCGAGGCCTTAGGGTTCCTGTGCCCAGCGAGGTGCTCAGGCCCGTTGATCAGTATCTGGGGGTCCCCTACGCCGCCCCCCCTGTGGGTGACAAGCGTTTCATGCCGCCCGAGCAGCCCGCCTCATGGTCAGGGGTCAAGAACGCCACTCACTTCATGCCCGTGTGCCCTCAGAACATCCACAACACGGTGCCAGAGATCATGATGCCCATCTGGTTCACCTACAACCTGGACACAGTAGCCACCTACATTCAGGATCAGAGCGAGGACTGTTTGTATCTGAACATCTACGCTCCCACCGACGACG ACATCCGGGACTCCGAAGCCCGACCTGTGATGGTGTACATCCACGGAGGCTCCTACATGGAGGGCACTGGGAACATGATGGACGGCAGCGTGCTCGCCAGCTATGGAAATGTTGTGGTTGTCACGCTCAACTACAGGATCGGAATATTAG GCTTCCTCAGTACCGGAGACCAGGCGGCCAAAGGAAACTACGGACTCCTGGATCAGATTCAAGCGCTCCGTTGGATCAGTAAGAACATTGGTTACTTTGGAGGAGATCCGGGTCGCATCACTGTATTCGGATCTGGAATCGGAGCTTCCTGTGTCAGCCTGCTGACTCTGTCCCACCACTCAGAAG GTTTGTTCCACAGAGCTATCATCCAGAGTGGGTCAGCACTGTCCAGCTGGGCTGTTAACTACCAACCAGTCAAGTACACCCGCATGTTGGCCGAGAGAGTCGGCTGCAACGTGCTGGACACCCTTGACATGGTCTCCTGCCTGCAGAAGAAGAGCGCGaaagagctggtggagcaagACATCCAAGCTGCCCGATATCGCGTGGCCTTCGGTCCCGTCATAGATGGAGATGTCATTCCAGATGACCCAGAGATCCTGATGGAGCAGGGCGAGTTCCTCAATTATGATATAATGCTGGGAGTCAATCAGGGCGAGGGGCTGCGCTTCGTGGAGAATGTGATGGATCTGGAGGACGGCGTGTCCGGAAGCGATTTCGACTTTGCGGTGTCAGATTTTGTAGACAGTTTGTACGGCTACCCGGAAGGAAAAGACACGCTGAGGGAGACAATTAAGTTCATGTACACAGACTGGGCTGACAAGGACAACCCGGAGACCAGGAGGAAGACCCTGGTTGCCCTCTTCACTGACCACCAGTGGGTGGAGCCTTCGGTGGTGACGGCTGACCTGCACGCTCGTTACGGCTCGCCAACCTACTTCTACGCCTTCTACCACCACTGTCAGAGCCTCATGAAGCCCGTGTGGTCAGATTCGGCGCATGGTGACGAGGTGCCTTACGTGTTCGGCATCCCCATGGTGGGCCCAACCGACCTGTTCCCATGTAACTTCTCCAGGAATGACATCATGCTCAGTGCGGTGGTTATGACATACTGGACCAACTTTGCCAAGAGTGG GGATCCCAACAAGCCTGTGCCACAGGACACCAAGTTCATCCATACCAAGGCCAACCGTTTTGAGGAGGTGGCCTGGTCCAAGTATGACCCTTATGATCAGCTGTACTTGCACATTGGCCTGAAGCCTCGGATCCGCGATCACTACCGGGCCACCAAAGTGGCCTTCTGGAAACACCTGGTGCCACATCTGTACAACCTTCACGACATGTTCCActactcctccaccaccaccaaggTCACCCCACTGGATCCCACCCAGTCCAATGGTAAGCGATCTGGCACCACCGGTCGACCACCTGCATCCTCTGGCCACAACAACggagagagcgggagggagaTGGGTCCTCTCATCATGCCAAACCCGAGAGATTACTCCACGGAGCTCAGCGTTACCATTGCTGTGGGGGCCTCCCTGCTTTTTCTCAACGTCCTGGCATTCGCCGCCCTCTATTACCGCAAGGACAAACGCAGCCGGCAGGACACGTCCCAGCAACCCAGTCCCCAGTGTGATAGCAAGGGTAACAATATGAGCCACACCAGCACCATAGATGAGAGCCAGTCATCCCAGCAAAGGAACCAGTGTGAGGCCCTTCACAATCCTCTTCACATCTCACCAAGTATGGAGTACTCCCTCAGCCAGCGCCACTCCCCTGACGACATCCCTCTGATGACCCCCAACAACATCACCATGATCCCCAATTCACTGATGGGCCTGTCCAACATGAGTCCATACAGCACCTTCCCTGCTGGGTACAGCTCTAAAGGCCTGCCCAGCACCCACTCCACCACACGGGTATAG
- the cchcr1 gene encoding coiled-coil alpha-helical rod protein 1, which produces MNMDRYNVGEKRLIAPDNYTSSGTSRNNQKDLVPPSHFESSAQLPRRAVQLSGTVQAPWIHSGITSGDPGTPNPGLAISQAQEILELRRENERLMRLQKENPRENVPVLSPSDSKTRFRWESEWRLEAERHKEEAERLKMQVEVLKSSVERHWEEIRDRDNTMKRQIRDLEAVHEELSKTKSELRQTREELVHSSAQKEKISSQLERLREEAAEESTRLRRDAERSKEEARECALRAEMCRLQAEEEAKQQALKLSEQLSELHQKHEVERQLLNTSHQAELATLGKTTNELQDRLESMTSELLPLKSTLKAITTERDGLKQRLSQMGQAFETQSATLHSLRNYIGQLAPENGEKERLNDTVERLNREKVALQMANELLTIRLNSVNEMLTLQEEKVVEKTLTHPLGKNSSEGLQVLHLWREKVFKLCVQLRTKDIEVNEQKHKLVSNIRSLQQELQQEQHRARLLQHGLDDRIAELDLERVAKETLKQDLAFGQKENLNLKSQNKKVEAELKVLTEAVRRFSQAFESKVADVDSAITRLSTLTQRLAFAKGRVETIQGLVLRKNALRKVQQAGKQSEHPNESVPKLQTELHLVYEERDKLTKELKRTPELIEKALTELREQYESKLGHRQQELEQSWAEVRRAVAGRDEAEHNLQLTQAHLGECRVNLEELSSELLRQQERSDRALVERVSEIESRCAEKLREMEFRVNTAEKEHTKAVKILRQFERQATWKQDEPESKRREIQDEPLRETAGDKARLKTSVDEAGLMGECTRSPTANSEGSPPGMAHQEEARLQQPAHEKLLSLLEELRALSAAVISSSEGSSEEEEEEEKLTAQDDHL; this is translated from the exons ATGAACATGGATCGATATAACGTTGGCGAAAAACGACTCATAGCTCCAGATAATTACACTTCATCGGGGACCTCAC GGAATAACCAGAAAGACTTGGTGCCTCCATCGCATTTTGAATCCAGCGCCCAATTACCACGCAGAGCTGTCCAGCTCTCTGGGACAGTTCAGGCTCCGTGGATACACTCAGGCATAACATCAGGGGATCCAGGAACTCCAAATCCAGGCCTTGCAATCAGTCAGGCCCAGGAAATATTGGAACtcagaagagaaaatgagaggCTCATGAGgctgcaaaaagaaaatcccagaGAAAACGTACCAGTATTGTCTCCATCAGACTCCAAGACAAG GTTCAGATGGGAATCAGAGTGGCGTTTGGAGGCAGAGAGGCATAAAGAAGAAGCGGAGAGGTTGAAGATGCAGGTGGAGGTCTTAAAAAGCTCTGTGGAGAGACACTGGGAAGAGATTAGAGACCGAGACAACACAATGAAGAG ACAGATTCGTGATTTGGAAGCAGTACACGAAGAATTATCTAAAACCAAGTCTGAACTCAGACAAACCAGAGAGGAACTTGTTCATAGCAGTgcacagaaggaaaaaataagCTCACAG CTGGAAAGATTAAGGGAagaggctgctgaggaaagTACAAGGCTGAGGAGAGATGCTgagaggagcaaggaggaggCGCGGGAGTGTGCTTTAAGGGCTGAAATGTGCAGATTACAAGCTGAGGAAGAGGCAAAACAGCAGGCTCTGAAACTATCAGAGCAGCTGTCAGAATTACACCAGAAGCACGAGGTGGAG CGGCAATTGCTCAACACTTCCCATCAAGCGGAGTTGGCCACACTCGGGAAAACAACCAATGAACTCCAGGACAGACTTGAGTCAATGACCTCTGAGCTGCTGCCGTTAAAAAGTACTCTGAAGGCGATAACTACCGAGAGAGATGGGCTGAAACAACGTTTAAG CCAAATGGGACAAGCTTTTGAGACACAATCAGCAACACTGCACAGCCTCCGAAATTACATTGGCCAGCTCGCCCcagagaatggagagaaggaGCGATTAAATGACACTGTTGAG AGGCTGAACAGAGAGAAAGTGGCTCTCCAGATGGCGAACGAGCTTTTGACCATCAGGCTTAACTCTGTGAATGAAATGCTCACCCTTCAAGAagagaaagtggtggagaag ACCCTAACTCATCCGCTTGGGAAGAATTCTTCTGAAGGGCTTCAAGtgcttcacctctggagggagAAAGTTTTCAAACTGTGCGTTCAGCTGCGGACAAAGGACATCGAAGTAAACGAGCAGAAGCATAAACTCGTCTCAAAT ATCAGATCCCTGCAgcaagagctgcagcaggagcagcatcgAGCTCGTCTTCTCCAGCACGGTCTGGATGACAGGATAGCTGAGCTGGACCTGGAGAGGGTGGCAAAGGAA acATTGAAACAAGACCTGGCATTTGGTCAAAAGGAGAACTTGAACCTGAAATCGCAAAATAAGAAAGTAGAAGCTGAACTTAAGGTCCTTACAGAAGCCGTGCGTAG GTTCAGTCAGGCATTTGAAAGCAAGGTGGCAGATGTGGATTCTGCCATAACACGGCTCAGCACTTTAACCCAGAGGCTCGCTTTTGCCAAAGGGCGGGTGGAGACCATCCAAG GTTTGGTCTTAAGGAAAAACGCTCTGCGCAAAGTCCAGCAGGCCGGTAAACAGTCAGAACACCCCAACGAAAG CGTCCCAAAGCTCCAAACAGAACTACATTTGGTTTATGAGGAGAGAGATAAACTCACAAAGGAGCTGAAAAGGACCCCTGAACTCATCGAAAAAGCTCTAACAGAACTCAGAGAACAGT ATGAGAGCAAACTGGGCCAccggcagcaggagctggagcagagctgggcGGAGGTGCGGAGGGCCGTGGCCGGCAGAGACGAGGCTGAgcacaacctgcagctgacGCAGGCCCACCTGGGAGAGTGCAGAGTCAACCTGGAAGAACTCTCCTCTGAGCTGCTCCGCCAGCAGGAGCGCAGCGACCGCG CACTAGTGGAGAGAGTTTCCGAGATTGAGAGCCGCTGTGCGGAGAAGCTGAGAGAGATGGAGTTTCGAGTCAATACAGCCGAGAAAGAGCACACCAAAGCAG TTAAGATTCTGCGGCAATTTGAGCGACAGGCAACGTGGAAACAGGATGAGCCGGAGAGCAAACGGAGGGAAATCCAGGACGAGCCACTGAGAGAGACGGCGGGAGACAAAGCGCGTCTGAAG ACCAGCGTTGACGAGGCAGGACTGATGGGCGAGTGCACAAGATCTCCAACAGCAAATTCAGAAGGAAGTCCTCCAGGCATGGCTCACCAGGAGGAAGCCAGACTCCAGCAGCCTGCACATG agaaGCTCCTGTCTCTTCTAGAGGAGCTCCGAGCTCTCAGTGCTGCAGTGATAAGCAGCTCTGAGGGCtcttcagaggaggaggaagaggaggagaaattgACAGCCCAGGATGATCACCTCTGA